The following proteins come from a genomic window of Edaphobacter sp. 4G125:
- a CDS encoding ArdC family protein encodes MKKAKTTNRPSIYQTVTDRIVHSLKAGVIPWEKPWKTPRFAGSPSPRNFFTGKPYRGINVMLLWSSNFSSPFWLTYKQAHELKGHVRKGEVGTPIVFYKQLPPDKKTEENKDEDERAPFLLCRYTVFNVEQCDDLTLPEIEQPTPTPEVDENEVCEGIVTAWENRPALHLASPTEHRAYYRPGMDSVHMPARSRFVDAPHYYSTLFHELVHSTGHSSRLNRTFGDRFGDELYSKEELVAEIGAAFLCAIAGIANEYTDRNTTAYIQNWISKLEEDNRLVIHAAANAQRAADCILGKTFELTMQATAETEND; translated from the coding sequence ATGAAGAAAGCCAAGACTACGAACCGACCGAGTATCTATCAGACCGTCACTGACCGCATCGTTCACAGCCTCAAGGCTGGCGTGATTCCGTGGGAGAAACCTTGGAAGACGCCACGCTTCGCCGGTAGCCCGTCCCCGCGGAATTTCTTTACCGGCAAGCCCTATCGGGGCATCAATGTCATGCTGCTTTGGTCGAGCAACTTCAGCAGTCCGTTTTGGCTGACCTACAAACAGGCGCACGAGTTGAAAGGCCATGTCCGCAAAGGCGAAGTGGGAACGCCCATCGTCTTTTACAAGCAACTGCCTCCAGACAAGAAGACTGAAGAGAACAAGGACGAGGACGAACGCGCCCCCTTTCTCCTCTGTCGTTACACCGTGTTCAACGTCGAGCAGTGCGACGACCTCACCCTGCCGGAGATCGAGCAGCCAACCCCCACTCCGGAAGTAGACGAAAACGAAGTCTGCGAAGGCATCGTGACCGCATGGGAGAACCGCCCTGCCTTGCATCTGGCAAGCCCCACAGAACACCGCGCCTACTACCGCCCCGGCATGGACTCTGTGCATATGCCAGCCCGGAGCCGCTTTGTGGATGCGCCCCACTACTACAGCACCCTCTTTCACGAACTGGTACACAGCACCGGCCACAGCAGCCGCCTCAATCGCACCTTTGGCGACCGCTTCGGGGATGAACTGTACAGCAAGGAAGAGCTAGTTGCCGAGATAGGGGCAGCCTTCCTCTGTGCCATCGCTGGCATTGCCAACGAATACACCGATCGCAACACCACCGCCTACATACAGAACTGGATCTCGAAGCTGGAAGAAGACAACCGCCTTGTCATCCACGCCGCCGCCAACGCACAACGCGCCGCCGATTGCATCCTTGGCAAGACCTTCGAGCTGACCATGCAAGCCACAGCAGAGACCGAGAACGACTAG
- a CDS encoding DUF6908 domain-containing protein yields the protein MKTILDILVKVGECHPGLCLKIENTPYMEFVIEAMDKSGPCGLPALSVCRYSEVNGDLMRDPEMCFELSFAGERHLTAYYYRNDFLGRDGEPAALFYPQSEAERHLTGIAMSLQRRPRHRLPLAGYAWFS from the coding sequence ATGAAGACCATCCTCGACATCCTTGTGAAGGTTGGAGAGTGCCACCCCGGCCTCTGCCTCAAGATCGAAAACACACCGTATATGGAGTTTGTCATTGAGGCAATGGACAAGTCCGGCCCGTGTGGGCTTCCGGCACTCTCCGTATGCCGCTATAGCGAAGTCAACGGTGACCTGATGCGCGACCCCGAAATGTGCTTTGAGCTTAGCTTCGCCGGAGAACGGCATCTGACCGCCTACTACTACCGCAACGACTTCCTTGGCAGGGACGGCGAACCTGCTGCCCTTTTCTACCCCCAATCAGAAGCAGAAAGGCACCTAACCGGCATAGCGATGAGTCTTCAAAGGAGGCCACGGCACCGTTTGCCGCTTGCCGGCTATGCTTGGTTCAGTTAA
- a CDS encoding zinc-binding alcohol dehydrogenase family protein: MKALVYEKAHSLEDFAIKLEEVSEPTLREEDVLVDVHAVGINPGEAFIRRTRSAEPGGRVLLGWEFAGVVVAARSDVRGFKVGDRVFGTGDMTRDGAWAERVAVDHRIIAKIPDNLPFVDAASLPIGALTAWEAMFREQSDLPVGVERVLIVGGAGGVGSIATQLLKAETSALVISTASRPESREWCHEMGADLVIDHSNDIQEQLSAEHIEQVDMILSTAKTADNLSWIAKLLRPFGYLSVVDMSPSLNANTLMLKSASLHTEMVFSKVLHGYDVESQGRILEAVAALVSEGRIKPIATTRLIGLTPETMKAAHELLEAGRNIGKVVIATATV, from the coding sequence ATGAAGGCACTCGTTTACGAGAAAGCACATAGCCTCGAAGACTTCGCTATCAAGCTGGAAGAAGTCTCAGAACCAACTCTCCGCGAGGAGGATGTCCTAGTCGATGTACATGCAGTCGGCATCAATCCGGGCGAAGCATTCATCCGCAGGACACGCAGCGCGGAGCCGGGCGGTCGTGTCCTTCTAGGTTGGGAATTTGCTGGCGTGGTTGTCGCTGCCCGCTCAGATGTTCGAGGTTTCAAAGTTGGTGACAGAGTCTTCGGCACTGGCGATATGACGCGCGACGGTGCCTGGGCTGAACGTGTGGCGGTGGACCATCGCATCATTGCCAAGATTCCCGACAACCTTCCGTTCGTTGACGCGGCCTCTCTTCCGATAGGTGCGCTTACTGCTTGGGAGGCTATGTTCCGTGAGCAAAGCGATCTGCCAGTGGGGGTCGAACGGGTGTTGATCGTGGGAGGCGCGGGTGGAGTAGGTTCCATCGCTACGCAGCTCCTGAAAGCGGAGACCAGCGCGCTCGTTATAAGCACCGCGTCGCGCCCGGAATCCCGCGAGTGGTGCCATGAGATGGGCGCTGATCTTGTGATCGACCACAGCAATGACATCCAAGAACAACTGTCGGCAGAACACATTGAGCAGGTTGACATGATTCTTTCGACCGCTAAGACCGCAGACAACCTCTCGTGGATAGCGAAGTTGCTTCGCCCCTTTGGATATCTCTCGGTCGTTGATATGTCTCCATCACTCAATGCGAACACTCTTATGTTGAAGTCCGCATCGCTCCACACGGAAATGGTCTTCAGCAAGGTGCTCCACGGGTACGACGTTGAGAGTCAAGGACGCATTCTCGAAGCTGTGGCTGCGCTTGTTTCAGAAGGACGAATCAAACCGATCGCAACAACCCGGCTCATAGGACTTACTCCCGAGACGATGAAAGCCGCCCACGAACTCCTTGAAGCGGGGCGGAATATTGGTAAGGTCGTCATCGCAACCGCAACCGTTTAA
- a CDS encoding NADPH-dependent F420 reductase, whose product MKIGFIGAGVVAQTIAKHILAVGHRVLLSNTRGPDSLASLVKELGSGAEAGTPQQATEQDIVVLAANWPKVQQALFSIPDWKGRILVDTTNRLAGFTPLTLGDISGRTSSEIIADLAPGASVVKAFNSVPMAWISDFSPSKPRTVLFISGDDPEAKKPVHNLIDEIGFEPVDLGSLAVGGRLQQLGGPLAGIRLEFLERFSL is encoded by the coding sequence GTGAAGATAGGCTTTATCGGCGCGGGCGTTGTTGCTCAGACTATTGCGAAGCACATACTCGCCGTGGGTCATCGGGTGTTGTTGAGTAACACTCGAGGTCCTGACTCATTGGCCTCGCTTGTGAAAGAGCTTGGATCTGGTGCAGAAGCAGGGACACCACAGCAGGCTACTGAACAGGACATTGTCGTTCTGGCCGCAAACTGGCCAAAGGTGCAGCAGGCGCTATTTTCCATCCCCGACTGGAAAGGGCGCATTCTCGTTGATACAACCAATCGGCTCGCTGGCTTTACTCCGCTAACCCTAGGTGACATTTCAGGACGCACCTCCAGCGAAATCATTGCGGACCTTGCGCCCGGTGCAAGTGTCGTAAAGGCATTCAATTCCGTGCCGATGGCTTGGATTTCCGATTTCTCCCCATCCAAGCCACGCACAGTTCTCTTTATTTCCGGGGATGATCCCGAAGCTAAGAAACCGGTTCACAACCTCATCGACGAAATCGGCTTTGAGCCGGTCGATCTGGGCTCACTAGCCGTTGGAGGAAGGCTTCAGCAACTCGGTGGACCGCTGGCGGGTATCCGGCTCGAATTTCTCGAAAGGTTCTCTTTATGA
- a CDS encoding NAD(P)H-binding protein, with the protein MGKILVTGASGDIGRKTLLHLLKLRPAEQLVGFARDPSKASDLAANGIEIRQGDYYNRDSLSRAFQGVEKLMLTSTHAFTDRKTAHANVIDVAAETGVRHLVYMPIYRKAGSTFTMKEITEEDIFSIEKLRSSGLAYTLVQHPPFMEPAMMYAGPNAVETGVRVPPGDGKFTSATRDDLAAAHATILAELGHEGKTYYLSGAPSVSWAEIAHILSDIHGKDVPYITISDEEYMKSMAALGFPDFVGPFILKWVQGMNQGEWEEVTGDLERLIGHKPTTPAEYLRSVADAVKSQESVS; encoded by the coding sequence ATGGGAAAGATTCTTGTAACGGGAGCAAGCGGAGACATCGGTAGAAAGACACTCCTCCACTTGCTGAAACTTAGGCCCGCTGAGCAACTGGTCGGTTTCGCCCGCGATCCGTCAAAGGCGTCGGATTTGGCGGCCAATGGTATCGAAATTCGGCAGGGCGATTACTACAACCGCGATTCGCTTTCACGGGCTTTCCAAGGTGTTGAGAAGCTCATGCTGACTTCGACTCACGCCTTTACCGACCGCAAGACGGCGCACGCCAATGTGATCGATGTGGCGGCGGAGACTGGCGTGCGACACCTCGTCTACATGCCGATCTATCGCAAAGCCGGTTCGACCTTCACCATGAAGGAAATTACCGAGGAAGACATCTTCTCAATCGAGAAACTGCGGTCGTCAGGGCTGGCTTATACGCTCGTACAGCACCCGCCATTCATGGAGCCCGCAATGATGTACGCCGGGCCGAACGCCGTGGAGACAGGTGTTCGGGTACCGCCAGGCGACGGCAAGTTCACATCGGCGACCCGTGATGATCTGGCAGCCGCCCATGCGACGATTCTGGCCGAGCTCGGTCACGAAGGCAAAACCTACTACCTATCGGGGGCACCATCAGTTTCGTGGGCCGAGATTGCCCATATCCTCTCGGATATCCACGGCAAGGATGTGCCCTACATCACGATCTCGGATGAGGAATACATGAAATCAATGGCAGCGTTGGGCTTTCCTGATTTCGTTGGCCCGTTCATCTTGAAGTGGGTTCAAGGCATGAATCAGGGTGAGTGGGAAGAAGTAACCGGCGACCTCGAAAGGCTCATCGGCCACAAGCCTACGACTCCCGCCGAATATTTGCGTTCAGTCGCGGATGCGGTCAAGAGCCAGGAGAGTGTGTCGTGA
- a CDS encoding oxidoreductase — protein sequence MSQSVLDLSKEFAGRRALVTGGSRGIGAAIAQRLIDGGASVVVVARNRHEQTPPGATFIKGDILTTEGCKKIVEESLKALGGLDILVNNAAAASLVLPNSEAISDEVWQETIASNLLSVVRITNAALPALKQSPEASILNISSGSDQPGNGPLVHYGASKAAMNYYTKALAKELGATHKIRVNIVTPGGVETPGGDKIRNEIMAAMGAPPEAAIAMVPLGRLGLPSDIAEASVFLLSPRAIWITGQNFHVNGGFSF from the coding sequence ATGTCTCAATCAGTTCTTGACCTGTCCAAAGAGTTCGCGGGTCGCCGCGCTCTCGTCACTGGAGGTTCCCGAGGTATCGGCGCCGCCATCGCTCAACGTCTCATTGATGGAGGCGCATCTGTCGTCGTCGTTGCGCGCAATCGCCACGAACAAACACCTCCCGGCGCTACCTTCATCAAGGGAGACATTCTGACTACCGAAGGCTGCAAGAAGATCGTGGAAGAGTCACTCAAGGCTCTTGGTGGCCTTGACATCCTCGTCAACAATGCCGCCGCCGCGAGCCTTGTTCTTCCCAACTCCGAGGCAATTTCTGACGAGGTATGGCAGGAGACGATTGCTTCAAATCTGCTCTCTGTGGTCCGCATCACCAATGCGGCATTGCCAGCATTGAAGCAGTCGCCCGAAGCGTCAATCCTCAATATCTCCTCCGGTAGCGATCAGCCCGGCAATGGCCCACTCGTTCACTACGGAGCAAGCAAGGCCGCGATGAACTACTACACGAAGGCTCTGGCGAAGGAACTCGGCGCGACTCACAAGATTCGTGTGAACATCGTCACGCCGGGCGGCGTCGAGACACCAGGTGGAGACAAGATCCGCAATGAGATCATGGCGGCGATGGGCGCGCCGCCGGAAGCCGCTATCGCGATGGTTCCGCTTGGGCGCCTCGGACTGCCTTCGGATATTGCGGAAGCTTCTGTCTTCTTGCTCTCGCCGCGTGCCATCTGGATCACCGGCCAGAATTTTCACGTGAACGGCGGCTTCAGCTTCTAA